GAGACTCTTTGGATCAGGAGTTTCGGCGCGTCAGTTGGGATGAAGCTTTTAATATCATCGTCAAACGCATTCAAACCGTGCGCTTTACCACTGGACCAGAAGCCATATGTATGTATGGTTCTGGGCAGTTTCAAACCGAAGACTACTACATAGCTCAAAAACTCCTCAAAGGGTGTCTGAGGAGCAATAATTTTGATGCTAACTCGCGCTTATGTATGTCCAGTGCTGTGGCTGGCTACATTCAAAGCTTTGGCGCGGATGGTCCCCCATGCTGTTATGAAGACTTAGAGTTAACTGACTGTGCGTTTTTAATTGGCACCAATACGGCTGAATGTCACCCGATTCTTTTCAACAGATTGGAGAAGTACCACAAAAAGAACCGCAAAGTCAAAATGATTGTGGTCGATCCCCGTCGGACACAGACCGCAGAAGCCGCTGACCTCCATTTAGCCATTCGTCCTGGTACAGATATCGACTTGTTGAACGGTATCGCTCACTTGTTGATGCGTTGGGGTTACATAGATACTTTGTTTATGGACGACTGTACCAGCAATTTTCCTGCATACGCTGAGGTGATTCGCCACTATCCTCCCGAAGTGGTGGCTCGTCAATGTGGGATCAGCATTGAAGATTTAGAAACAGCAGCCAAGTACTGGGGTCAATCTAAACGGGTGCTTTCTCTGTGGTCAATGGGTGTCAATCAATCCTCAGAAGGCACGGCTAAGGTGAGAACTATTATTAACCTGCACCTGATGACCGGACAAATTGGCAAGCCAGGCGCAGGACCTTTCTCCCTCACAGGTCAGCCAAACGCTATGGGAGGAAGGGAAGCTGGAGGTTTATCGCACTTATTACCTGGTTATCGGGTGGTGAAAAACCCTCAACACCGCGCGGAAGTTGAGCAGATTTGGGGGCTTAAGCCAGGACAAATTTCGCCCAATCCAGGTCTGACCGCTTGGGACATGATTGTTGGGCTGGAAAATGGAACTGTGGGGTTACTGTGGGTTGCAGCAACGAATCCTGCTGTAAGTATGCCGGATTTGGAGAGGACTAAGAGGGCGTTGTTGCGATCGCCTTTTACCATCTACCAAGACGCCTACTACCCCACAGAAACCGCTGCTTATGCTCACGTTCTGCTACCAGCTGCGCAATGGAGTGAGAAAACTGGTGTCATGACCAATTCGGAACGAGTGGTAACGCTATGTCCAGCATTTCGTCAACCTCCTGGAGAAGCTAAAGCAGATTGGGAAATCTTTGCAGAAGTTGGTCGCAGGCTTGGTTTTGTCCAAGAGTTTGCCTTTGCCAACTCATCTGAAGTTTACGCTGAGTTTGTCAAACTGACTCGCGATCGCCCTTGCAATATGACGGGTATCAGTCACGAGCAATTACGGGCGCAAGGTCCCACTCAGTGGCCCCACCCGGAAGAGGGAGGTGGGGAAGATGAGGGAGCAGTTTCGCCTCCTCATCCTCCTCATCCCCCTCACTCCAAAAGGCTTTACACAGATTTGCGCTTTCATACCCCAGATGGACGCGCTCGCTTTGCAGCATATCACTCGCGGGGATTGGCAGAACCACCAGATCCTAATTATCCTTTTGTCCTGACGAATGGGCGACTTTATGGGCATTGGCACACCCAGACACGTACCGGTCGAATTGAAAAAACTCGCTCCTTGCATCCCGAACCGTTTATTGAGATTCATCCCCGTGATGCTGCTGGGTTGGGAATTGCAGAAAATCAGTTGGTGGAAGTGCGATCGCGTCGGGGAAAAGCTAGGTTCCCAGCAAAAGTGACAAGAGCAATTGCTCCCGGTACGGTGTTTGTCCCAATGCACTGGGGTACGCTTTGGGCAGACAATGCCGAAGCCAACGCCCTCACTCATCCAGAATCTTGCCCTGGCTCTGGGCAACCGGAATTAAAAGCTTGTGCGGTACAGTTAGTGCCAGTTACTGTTGAGTTAAAAGTTAATGATTATCAACTGCAACCCTTAGAATGGTAAGCTGCTGGGTATTAGGGATTGGGGGCATGGGGATTAGGAAAGTAAAAATTAAAAAACTCTTTCTTTTGCCTGTTAACTTTTGACTTTGGCAGTTCCCAGTGCCCAGTCCCGATTACTCTAGAATGGGGTGCGGCAGATGAGAAAAATACTCAAGCGAATTACAGAAGCCAACAAGGATGAGAACTTTATGCACCTCATTGAAAATATAGAGGTGATAGTTTCCAAAGTTCTATCTCTTTTGATGGTGCTGGTAATTTTGGTATCAATTGCGGATTTAGCAGTTTTTCTGTTTAAAGAATTATTTGTTACATCATATGGGAAGTTTAATATAACATTGTATAAAGTTTTTGGTTTATTTTTGAATATTTTAATTGCTTTAGAAATTTTAGAAAATATCACTGGTTATCTCAAAAAACACGTTTTACAAGTTGAATTAGTTATTGTTACTTCCCTAATTGCTGTAGCTAGAAAAATTATTATTCTTGATTTAGAAAAAGTGACAGGGATTGATATCATTGGTCTAGGAATTGCCATTCTCGCCTTATCAATTAGTTATTTGATAATTCGTACTAGTAATAAATAAACATATCAAATAATAAATAGAATACTATGGTAGAGTTTTTTCAATTTGAAGCGGATTTTGTTGATTCCCTGCGTTGTATTCCTATGCAGGTGAGATGCAAACTTGATACTTCTGGCATCAAGTTAAAGTTATCTGATTGGAGCCATTTGACTATAGGTGAGCGTGAAGCTTTGGTCCAATTACCTTGCACTACGGAAGCCGAAATTCAAGCATACAAAGAATATCTTCAGAATCTAATTCTACAACATACTGGTACACTACCTGCCCCGCTGCCCATTGAACCGCATCCCGCGTGGGCGGATGCTAACACTGTCCCAATCAATATTCAGGAAAAAGCCCAAGAATTTAATGTCACCCTTTCGCCTCAACAGTGGGCAGAATTAACTCCCTTACAACGTTTTGCCCTGATTAAACTTAGCCGTCCTGGACATGAAAATCAAAATTTTCCCAAAGCTTTGAAGGAATTTCATTTGCTTTGATTAGTCATTGGTAAGACATATGGTTGAGTGCAAAACTTTTAAATACGTTACAATTCTTTCATACTACTTATTTAGGTAGTATTTTACACTGCGAAAAGTATTGCCATTTGAAAAAAATTTTAGGATATTACATCTAACACATCCAAATACAAATTATTATTTACTAATAATTTATGACTAATATGACTAAAAAAAATGGCAGCTAAAAAAATTTTGATGCTCGTTGGGGACTATGTAGAAGACTACGAGGTAATGGTTCCCTTCCAAGCTTTGCAAATGGTGGGACATACGGTTCATGCAGTTTGTCCGGATAAAAAAGCTGGAGAAAAAGTGAGAACTGCTGTCCACGATTTTGAAGGGGACCAAACTTACAGCGAAAAACCTGGTCACAATTTTACTCTCAATGCCTCTCTTGCGGAGGTTAAAGCAGAAACATATGATGCCTTGGTCATTCCTGGAGGACGCGCACCTGAATATATTCGCCTCAATAGCAAGGTGCTAGAAATCACCCGCCACTTTGCCCACGCAAACAAACCCATTGCTGCTATTTGCCACGGTTTGCAGTTATTGGCTGCGGCTGATGTTCTGCAAGGTAAGAAGTGTACTGCTTACCCTGCCTGTAGTCCCGATGTGTGGCGTGCAGGCGGCACCTACATGGATGTCCCAGCCGATGAGGTCGTCGTTGATGGTAATTTAGTAACAGCACCAGCGTGGCCTGCTCATCCCCTTTGGTTGGCAGAATTTCTCAAGCTACTTGGCACGAAGATTGAGCATCTGGAAATGGCTGCTGCTCTTTAGTTTTGACAAGGACAAGGCAGAAGTACCTAAGCGATATTTCTTCAGCATAGCTGCCTTTTCTTAAATTATGTAAACTCTGGGTTTATTTTGATTTTTTTAATTTCTCATTGATAAGCAGTGACTGAAGCTATAGTGGATTTAGCAATTCTGCTGTTGTGGCTACGGTTAAGTCCTACTGCCAAATTGTTTTAAGAAATAGTTTAGAAACACCCTGTAACTTGATGACAGGCAAAAACGCAAGACAGAATGCAATCCTGCGGCAAGTGTCTGGTATTGGAGCGTCTTTTGGAGCAGAAACTAGCTACTCGCTGCTCCCCAGTCAAGAGGTAGTCATTGGACGTGATCCCAGCTGCCAACTTGTGTTGGATGCCATGTTATACCGCATGGTCTCTCGTCGTCATGCGGCGGTTCGTCCTCTCTCTTCATCCCCAGATGCGGAAGATAGTTGGTTAATCTGTGATTTGAATAGTGCCAATGGCACCTACTTGAACGGACAACGGTTGCAGGGTTGTCAGCAATTGATGAGCGGAGATTACATTACTCTGGGTCATGATGGTCCACAATTTGTTTTTGAGTGTGAACTCAACTATCAACAAGCGACTGCGATCGCCCCAGCAGCAGCTATACCGCTTCCCCCAGCGAATAGTTATCCAACACCAACCTCGGCGTATTATCAACCTCCCCCAAAACCACCAGATTCTTTGAGCTTCACTCAGCTGTTTCCCATTATTTCTACTGGCAAGGATTTAACTCGTAAAGCTTACCTGATCCCGGGAATGCTCACAGTTATCTTTGTGGTCCTGATGTTTGCTACAGTCGGTCAACCACAAGCAAATCAAGTCATTGTCGCCATTTATATCGCTTCCGCTGCTTACTACTTTATTTACCAGTTATGTGGTAAGCCAAAGCCTTGGTGGGTGCTGTTTGCGTCGGCGTTGGCGACGTCGGTGATTTTGCTCACTCCCGTATTAGACTTGTTTATCTTTGTGTTTCGCGTTCTCTTACCGGGGAGCCAGCCTTCAGAACAGGAATCTATCACCTTCACAGAGTTGCTGATGCGAATGTTTTTTGGCGCAGGCTTGATGGAGGAATTACTGAAGGCAATACCTGTACTCGCGGCGTTTCTCATTGGTAAGGGACTACGCTCGCCGTGGCGGGAACGTATCGGTGTCGCCGAACCTCTTGATGGTATTCTGCTGGGAACGGCTTCTGCTGTAGGCTTTACCCTATTAGAAACGCTGGGACAATATGTGCCAACTATTACTCAAAGTGTTTCAGCACAGTCGGGATTAGGAACTGGTCAACTTGTGGGTTTGCAACTACTGATTCCACGAATTCTCGGTTCTGTTGCCGGACACATGGCTTACAGTGGATATCTGGGATATTTTATCGGGTTAGCTGTACTTAAGCCTTCTAAAAGTTGGCAGATTTTGCTAGTTGGTTATCTGACAGCAGCCGGACTACACGCTTTGTGGAACGTAACGGGAGTGATCAACGGTTTGCTGTTGGTGATTGTTGGGGTGCTATCTTACGCCTTTTTGATGGCAGCTATTCTTAAAGCTAGGGCGCTTTCACCAAACCGATCACAAAATTTCGCTACCCGTTTTCTCGGTCCTAAGTAAAGAGTGCGAGGAGATGAGGAAGATCAGGGAGATAACAGGACGAATGATTCATTCATCATTCATTCTTCAATCCACAAGCGGCTATTATTGCTGCTCTCAACTTGGTTTTTATGTCTTTAGATAGATGATGCTCGGTTTGGGACTCACTAAGTCTACATGAGAAACAAGAAAATCTCTGCATTTTGAGATGAGATAAGCAACAAAATTGCCGCTTGCAGGCACAACGGAATTAAAGCAGCAAACACAAAGCAGTTATTAGGCTTCCTCCTGAAAGTTATCTAGCTGATTGAGCGCTTGATAAGCAACTGCTAAACTAACTTTTGCCTTCTCGATTTCTGATAAATTTGTCCACTCACGATTGCCAACATTATCGACCACAGAATTTACGTTTTGCCGTTCGCCGCTTCTCATGGCGTAGGCAAAAGGACGCGCCATTACCAAAAGGTCATCTGTTTCCCAATTCGGTAATACAGATTGAACACACTCAACCAGTTGCTCGCCTTTAGATTGTCCTGAACTAAAAATCTCTGCAGCTTTCTGGGCAATTGCGGTTATCCAATCTTGAGGCACACTAGCAGGAAAACCAGCATGTAAATTTTTTTGAAGAGTCGCTAAGACAGAAGGTTTTGTATTACACTTGTAGTGTTTTGAATTGAAATTATTAGACCAAAGAGTGTCTAGGCGATTGTAAAAAGCTTGTGAGCGTGTTGTCAGTTCTTCATCAAGGACATCCTCCAACTGGAACTGCTGTTCTATTTGTGCAAAATAGTTTTCTGATTCTTCATCTGCAGGATTCCAAGGATATGTCTCATCATCTGCTGCCAGCAGAACCTCTAAAAGCTCTAATTCTACTTGAGACGGTATAGAATTAGAAGTTTCTGAACCGTTGGTTTTCTTAGCCATGTGTCGCTCCCGATTAATAATTATTTAGTAGCGGTATTGACAGCTACAGCTGCCAGAATCTTTTTTCCGCAAAAAGAATGCTGTTCTACCAAAAACTGCTGGTTTATTCGGTTAAGCTCAGGTGGGAAAATCCATTCTTCTAACAAACCTTAAACCGAGGCATGTTCAATGATGAACACCCAAGGTTGACTTTTCGTACTACCAAACTTTAACTGCATGCCGGAGTGTAAAGGGACTTCCTGACGATGGATTTGTTGCCAATCATTAGCTTGCAAAACCCAAGTTGTACCGTAGGTGGATAAATCTTGCAGGTAATAGGTTCGTACAGGGGAACCTTCTGTCAGAGTATTCCGACATAATATCTCAGCGTGGCGTTTTGAAACCGAAGGTTCTGGAATCACAATATCGTTGTCTGCCGTGCGACCAATGCGAGTGACACCAGGTCGCAATGACCAGGTTTTCCCCCCTAGTAATAGCGATCGCA
The sequence above is a segment of the Mastigocladopsis repens PCC 10914 genome. Coding sequences within it:
- a CDS encoding molybdopterin oxidoreductase family protein codes for the protein MTEITKTLCPYCGVGCGLEVSPPAQLGKATHRDSQGNPIWRVRGDKAHPSSQGMICVKGATIAESLDKNRLHYPMVRDSLDQEFRRVSWDEAFNIIVKRIQTVRFTTGPEAICMYGSGQFQTEDYYIAQKLLKGCLRSNNFDANSRLCMSSAVAGYIQSFGADGPPCCYEDLELTDCAFLIGTNTAECHPILFNRLEKYHKKNRKVKMIVVDPRRTQTAEAADLHLAIRPGTDIDLLNGIAHLLMRWGYIDTLFMDDCTSNFPAYAEVIRHYPPEVVARQCGISIEDLETAAKYWGQSKRVLSLWSMGVNQSSEGTAKVRTIINLHLMTGQIGKPGAGPFSLTGQPNAMGGREAGGLSHLLPGYRVVKNPQHRAEVEQIWGLKPGQISPNPGLTAWDMIVGLENGTVGLLWVAATNPAVSMPDLERTKRALLRSPFTIYQDAYYPTETAAYAHVLLPAAQWSEKTGVMTNSERVVTLCPAFRQPPGEAKADWEIFAEVGRRLGFVQEFAFANSSEVYAEFVKLTRDRPCNMTGISHEQLRAQGPTQWPHPEEGGGEDEGAVSPPHPPHPPHSKRLYTDLRFHTPDGRARFAAYHSRGLAEPPDPNYPFVLTNGRLYGHWHTQTRTGRIEKTRSLHPEPFIEIHPRDAAGLGIAENQLVEVRSRRGKARFPAKVTRAIAPGTVFVPMHWGTLWADNAEANALTHPESCPGSGQPELKACAVQLVPVTVELKVNDYQLQPLEW
- a CDS encoding phosphate-starvation-inducible PsiE family protein, which produces MRKILKRITEANKDENFMHLIENIEVIVSKVLSLLMVLVILVSIADLAVFLFKELFVTSYGKFNITLYKVFGLFLNILIALEILENITGYLKKHVLQVELVIVTSLIAVARKIIILDLEKVTGIDIIGLGIAILALSISYLIIRTSNK
- a CDS encoding nitrate reductase associated protein is translated as MVEFFQFEADFVDSLRCIPMQVRCKLDTSGIKLKLSDWSHLTIGEREALVQLPCTTEAEIQAYKEYLQNLILQHTGTLPAPLPIEPHPAWADANTVPINIQEKAQEFNVTLSPQQWAELTPLQRFALIKLSRPGHENQNFPKALKEFHLL
- a CDS encoding DJ-1/PfpI family protein — translated: MAAKKILMLVGDYVEDYEVMVPFQALQMVGHTVHAVCPDKKAGEKVRTAVHDFEGDQTYSEKPGHNFTLNASLAEVKAETYDALVIPGGRAPEYIRLNSKVLEITRHFAHANKPIAAICHGLQLLAAADVLQGKKCTAYPACSPDVWRAGGTYMDVPADEVVVDGNLVTAPAWPAHPLWLAEFLKLLGTKIEHLEMAAAL
- a CDS encoding PrsW family glutamic-type intramembrane protease; amino-acid sequence: MTGKNARQNAILRQVSGIGASFGAETSYSLLPSQEVVIGRDPSCQLVLDAMLYRMVSRRHAAVRPLSSSPDAEDSWLICDLNSANGTYLNGQRLQGCQQLMSGDYITLGHDGPQFVFECELNYQQATAIAPAAAIPLPPANSYPTPTSAYYQPPPKPPDSLSFTQLFPIISTGKDLTRKAYLIPGMLTVIFVVLMFATVGQPQANQVIVAIYIASAAYYFIYQLCGKPKPWWVLFASALATSVILLTPVLDLFIFVFRVLLPGSQPSEQESITFTELLMRMFFGAGLMEELLKAIPVLAAFLIGKGLRSPWRERIGVAEPLDGILLGTASAVGFTLLETLGQYVPTITQSVSAQSGLGTGQLVGLQLLIPRILGSVAGHMAYSGYLGYFIGLAVLKPSKSWQILLVGYLTAAGLHALWNVTGVINGLLLVIVGVLSYAFLMAAILKARALSPNRSQNFATRFLGPK